A single Syngnathus acus chromosome 8, fSynAcu1.2, whole genome shotgun sequence DNA region contains:
- the llgl1 gene encoding lethal(2) giant larvae protein homolog 1, which translates to MMKFRFRRQGTDPQREKIKQELFAFSKTVEHGFPHQPSALAYDPELQLMAIGTKAGAVKVYGAPGVEFTGLHDDTTAVIQIHFLPGQGRLVSLLDDNTIHLWELTPTPPRQVGGVKKDGVVILQEVDNYSLPGRPGIESCSTTRVTVLLLLRSCDLLCIGTEGGGVYFLDLPSLSLKDGQTLLQDQVTQSLPEDYRCGKSLGPVESLQEHPRQAGKILIGYSRGLVVLWDVSSRQIEKLFLGKQQLESLVWECSGNLFVSSHSDGGYSVWAVVNDDCNNPQPVSSTIPYGPFPCKAINKILWRTTATGSPVLLYSGGMPRASYGDRHCLTIQQDTDHVTLDFTSRVIDFFTVHNVEQEKEFDDPSALVVLLEEELVVIDLQTSGWPSMPTPYLAPLHSSAITCSCHITSVPPKLWERLINAGKAQQGREHAPGRWPICGGKNLAPPPKQQELLLTGHEDGTVRFWDASGIALTPLYKLSTANVFHTDCDPCDVPQDPGDDPDLQLEEEWPPFRKVGCFDPYSDDPRLGIQKISLCKYSNKLLVAGTAGQVIVLALSDECSDHTVDVAVVDLLQDREGFTWKGHDRLEPRLRPAPFPPGFQPQVLVQCMPPASVTAVALHAEWNLIAFGTSHGFGLFDYQRRSAVLARCTLHPNDSLAMEGPLSRVKSLKKSLRQSFRRIRKSRVSGKKRTISTPTSKVQEANAALAEHEEMAPIQRRIEPRSADDSLSGVVRCLCFADTYLRDGTHHGPTLWAGTNSGSVYAYALVVPGVGSGRGSERGVAGESGACVEAVLGKEIQLMHRAPVVSISVLDGRAKPLPEPYEASQDLSIAPDMSNPHSVLIASEEQLKVFSLPKVSAKTKFKLTAHEGCRVRKVALVVFSSTAQEDYSEHTLVCLTNMGDMHLFSIPGLRPQVRYDCIRKEDISGIASCVFTRNGQGFYLISPSEYERFSLSAKAFTEPLCSVALERLSLTSDVTTMLPQANGTLKNQIGQAEGQTEGLPSSLSSPLSDTPLSSPLSCADVTLESTGELTVEDVRDFLTTVDEEENNLKNIQEEEGHPPGILIN; encoded by the exons ATGATGAAGTTTAGATTTCGTCGGCAAGGTACCGACCCGCAGAGGGAGAAGATAAAACAGGAGCTCTTCGCCTTCAGCAAG ACGGTGGAGCATGGATTCCCACATCAACCCAGCGCGTTGGCCTACGACCCCGAGTTGCAACTCATGGCGATCGGCACAAAGGCGGGAGCCGTCAAAGT TTATGGAGCTCCTGGCGTGGAGTTCACCGGACTCCACGACGACACAACTGCTGTCATACAAATTCACTTCCTGCCAGGACAG GGCCGCCTGGTGTCACTTTTGGATGATAATACCATTCACTTGTGGGAGCTGACTCCCACACCTCCCAGGCAGGTGGGAGGGGTTAAGAAAGACGGTGTGGTCATTCTTCAGGAAGTGGACAACTACAGTCTTCCAGGAAGACCAGGCATTGAGAGCTGCAG TACCACACGAGTGACTGTACTCCTCCTGCTGAGGTCATGTGACCTCCTTTGTATTGGAACAGAAGGAGGCGGTGTGTACTTCCTGGATTTGCCCAGTCTGTCACTTAAAGATGGCCAAACATTGCTACAGGATCAAGTCACACAGAG cctGCCAGAAGACTACAGATGTGGGAAATCATTAGGGCCTGTGGAATCTCTTCAGGAGCATCCTCGGCAAGCGGGGAAAATTCTAATTGGCTACAGCCGAGGTCTGGTGGTCCTGTGGGATGTGAGCAGCCGTCAAATCGAAAAGCTCTTCCTTGGCAAGCAG CAGCTGGAGAGCCTGGTGTGGGAATGTTCAGGAAACTTATTCGTCAGTTCCCATAGCGATGGTGGCTACTCCGTTTGGGCCGTTGTCAACGACGACTGCAACAATCCGCAGCCGGTGTCCTCGACCATCCCATATG gcccTTTTCCCTGCAAAGCTATTAACAAAATCCTGTGGAGGACAACAGCGACTGG GTCACCAGTTTTATTGTACAGCGGAGGAATGCCCAGAGCCAGCTATGGCGACCGCCACTGTCTGACCATTCAGCAGGACACAGACCACGTCACCCTGGACTTCACCTCCCGGGTCATTGACTTCTTTACGGTCCACAATGTTGAGCAAGAGAAAG AATTTGATGACCCCTCTGCGCTGGTGGTCTTACTTGAAGAGGAGCTGGTTGTGATTGACCTCCAGACTTCCGGTTGGCCTTCTATGCCCACTCCTTACCTGGCGCCTCTGCACTCATCGGCCATCACGTGCTCCTGTCATATAACCAGCGTCCCTCCCAAGCTGTGGGAAAGGCTGATCAATGCTGGCAAAGCGCAGCAGGGCCGCGAACACGCGCCCGGG CGCTGGCCCATATGTGGAGGGAAAAACTTGGCTCCTCCCCCCAAACAACAAGAACTGCTTTTGACAGG ACATGAGGACGGCACCGTGCGTTTCTGGGACGCGTCCGGGATCGCCCTCACGCCGCTCTACAAACTGAGCACGGCCAACGTCTTCCACACAGACTGCGACCCCTGCGACGTGCCTCAGGACCCGGGCGACGACCCCGACCtgcagctggaggaggaaTGGCCTCCCTTCCGGAAG GTGGGCTGCTTTGACCCATATAGCGACGACCCCCGTCTGGGCATCCAGAAGATCAGCCTATGCAAGTACAGCAACAAGTTGTTGGTGGCAGGCACCGCTGGGCAg GTGATTGTGCTGGCACTGAGCGACGAGTGCTCGGACCACACGGTGGACGTGGCCGTGGTGGATCTGCTGCAGGACCGCGAGGGCTTCACGTGGAAGGGCCACGACCGACTGGAGCCGCGCCTCCGACCCGCTCCTTTCCCTCCGGGCTTTCAGCCTCAGGTGCTGGTGCAGTGCATGCCTCCAGCTTCAGTCACGGCGGTGGCGCTGCACGCCGAATGGAACCTCATCGCTTTCGGAACCAGTCATGGCTTTGGCCTCTTTGACTACCAGAGGAGAAGTGCCGTCTTGGCCAG GTGTACCTTACACCCTAACGACTCCCTGGCTATGGAGGGTCCTCTCTCGAGGGTCAAGTCCTTAAAGAAGTCCTTACGGCAGAGTTTCAGGCGAATCCGCAAGAGTCGGGTGTCTGGGAAGAAACGCACCATCAGCACGCCCACCAGCAAG GTCCAAGAGGCCAACGCCGCCCTTGCCGAGCATGAAGAAATGGCTCCCATCCAGCGAAGGATCGAACCTCGATCAGCCGACGACTCGCTGTCTGGAGTTGTTCGATGTCTGTGTTTTGCCGACACTTATCTGCGTGACG GCACGCACCACGGACCCACACTGTGGGCGGGCACCAACTCGGGCAGCGTGTACGCTTACGCCCTGGTCGTACCCGGCGTGGGCTCGGGCCGCGGTTCCGAGCGAGGCGTCGCCGGCGAGAGCGGCGCTTGTGTGGAAGCCGTGTTGGGCAAAGAGATCCAGCTGATGCACAGAGCTCCCGTGGTGTCCATCAGCGTGCTGGATGGGCGCGCCAAACCTCTACCGGAGCCTTACGAAGCCTCGCAGGATCTCTCCATTGCTCCCGATATGTCCAATCCCCATTCCGTGCTCATCGCCTCAGAAGAACAACTAAAG GTGTTCTCTCTCCCTAAAGTGAGCGCCAAGACGAAATTTAAGCTCACCGCTCATGAGGGCTGCCGGGTGAGGAAGGTCGCCCTGGTGGTCTTCAGCTCCACGGCTCAGGAAGACTACAGCGAGCATACACTCGTCTGTCTGACCAATATGGGCGACATGCACCTCTTCAGCATACCTGGCCTCAGACCACAG GTGCGCTACGATTGCATCCGCAAAGAGGACATCAGTGGCATTGCATCATGTGTCTTTACCAGAAATGGACAAG GATTCTACCTGATCTCCCCCTCAGAATACGAGAGGTTCTCCTTGTCTGCAAAAGCCTTCACCGAACCACTCTGTTCTGTTGCACTGGAGCGACTTtcgctgaccag CGATGTCACAACGATGCTGCCACAGGCCAACGGAACGCTCAAGAACCAGATAGGGCAGGCTGAAG GCCAAACGGAGGGGCTCCCCAGCTCTCTGTCCTCCCCCCTCTCGGACACGCCCCTGAGCTCCCCTCTCAGCTGTGCTGACGTCACTTTGGAATCCACCGGGGAACTCACCGTGGAAGACGTCAGAGACTTCCTAAC CACGGTGGACGAGGAAGAGAACAACCTGAAGAACATTCAAGAGGAGGAAGGACACCCTCCTGGCATTCTCATCAATTGA
- the flii gene encoding protein flightless-1 homolog, producing MAATGVLPFIRGVDLSGNDFKGGYFPEHVKCMSSLRWLKLNRTGLCYLPEELSSLQKLEHISVSHNSLTTLHGELSSLPNLRAVVARANNLKNSGVPDDIFQLDDLSVLDLSYNQLTEVPRDLENSRNMLVLNLSHNGIDAIPNQLFINLTDLLYLDLSDNKLDSLPPQMRRLVHLQTLILNNNPLMHAQLRQLPAMVALQTLHLRNTQRTQSNMPTSLEGLLNLADVDLSCNDLTRVPECLYSLGSLKRLNLSSNQITELSLCIDQWTQLETLNLSRNLLTSLPSAICKLSKLKKLYLNSNKLDFDGVPPGMGKLSNLTEFMAANNNLELIPEGLCRCGKLKKLVLNKNRLVTLPEAVHFLTDLEMLDVRENPCLVMPPKPVDKASECYNIDFSLQNQLRLAGASPAIVAAAGGGAGSKDPLARKMRLRRRKDNSQDDQAKQVLKGMSDVAQEKKNLEENGDLKYADLKVRRWDKGLEKPQLDYSEFFTDDAGQVPGVSVWQIENFIPMQVDETFHGKFYEADCYIVLKTFLDDNGALNWQIYYWIGQEATLDKKAGAAIHAVNLRNFLGAECRTIREEMGDESEEFSEVFNNEISYIEGGTSSGFYTVEDTHYPVRLYRVYGKKNIRLESVPVTASSLDPRFVFLLDNGLELFIWRGANATLSGTTKARLFAEKINKNERKGKAEITTLKQSQEPPNVWELLGGQPEEIKKHVPDDFSAVRPKLYKVGLGLGYLELPQINYKLSVEHKDHKIKLDTLPELRLLQSLLDTKCVYILDCWSDVFIWIGRKSPRLVRAAALKLGQEICSMLHRPKHACVTRNLEGTECQVFKSKFKNWDDVLKVDYTRAAETVQQTDNLQGKVKKDTEQKDQMKADLTALFLPRQPAMPLTEAEQLMEEWNEDLDGMEGFVLEGKKFARLPEEEFGHFFTQDCYVFLCRYWVPVEYEDDEEKKEGEDKRKEDEEDKQAEEDFECVVYFWQGRQASNMGWLTFTFSLQKKFESLFPGKLKVVRMTQQQENLKFLSHFKRKFIIHKGKRKQKTDSAQPSLYHIRTNGSALCTRTIQIGTDSSNLNSEFCFILKVPFESTDNQGIVYTWVGRAADPDEAKLAEDIMNSMFDDTYSKQVINEGEEPENFFWVGIGAQKQYDEDAEYMKYARLFRCSNEKGYFSVSEKCSDFCQDDLADDDIMLLDNGQEVYMWVGTQTSQVEIKLSLKACQVYIQHMRSKETQQPRKLRLVRKGNELHCFTRCFHAWGDFKTPPA from the exons ATGGCTGCCACCGGAGTGCTTCCCTTTATACGAGGGGTGGACCTCAGTGGAAACGACTTTAAA GGAGGATATTTCCCCGAGCATGTTAAATGCATGAGTAGTCTGCGATGGCTCAAATTGAACAGGACTGGACTGTGTTACCTCCCGGAGGAGCTCTCATCTCTGCAGAAGTTG GAGCATATCTCAGTGAGCCACAACAGTTTGACCACTTTACACGGGGAGCTCTCCAGTTTGCCAAACTTGAGG GCTGTGGTTGCCCGTGCCAACAACCTAAAAAACTCTGGAGTCCCGGATGACATCTTTCAACTTGATGACCTCTCAGTGCTG GACTTGAGCTACAACCAGCTGACAGAGGTCCCCAGAGACCTTGAGAACAGCAGGAACATGCTCGTCCTCAACCTGAGCCACAACGGCATCGACGCAATCCCCAATCAGCTGTTCATCAACCTAACAGATCTGCTGTATCTGGACCTGAGCGACAACAAGCTTGACAGTTTACCACCTCAAATGAGACGTCTGGTTCATTTACAGACTCTCATCCTTAACAACAATCCGCTCATGCATGCACAGTTGCG CCAGCTGCCTGCCATGGTGGCATTGCAAACGCTCCACTTGAGGAACACCCAGAGAACACAGAGTAATATGCCCACAAGCCTGGAGGGTCTGTTGAATCTAGCAG ATGTTGACCTGTCTTGCAATGACCTGACTCGGGTGCCGGAGTGCCTCTATTCACTGGGCAGTTTGAAAAGACTCAATTTAAGTAGTAATCAGATTACAGAACTGTCGCTCTGCATCGACCAGTGGACCCAACTCGAAACGCTGAACCTTAGCCGCAACCTGCTTACCTCATTGCCT TCGGCCATCTGTAAgctttccaaattaaaaaagttgTACTTAAACTCCAACAAACTGGACTTTGATGGAGTTCCGCCTGGTATGGGGAAATTATCCAATCTCACAGAGTTCATGGCGGCTAACAACAACCTTGAACTCATCCCCGAGGGACTTTGTCG TTGTGGCAAGTTGAAGAAGCTCGTGCTGAACAAAAACCGCCTCGTGACACTGCCGGAGGCCGTCCACTTCTTGACTGACTTAGAG ATGCTGGATGTGCGCGAGAACCCTTGCCTAGTGATGCCTCCGAAACCCGTCGATAAAGCGAGCGAGTGCTACAACATCGACTTCTCCCTGCAGAACCAACTGCGGCTGGCTGGAGCCTCGCCTGCCATCGTGGCCGCTGCCGGAGGAG GGGCCGGCTCCAAAGATCCCCTGGCGAGGAAGATGAGGCTAAGAAGGAGGAAGGACAATTCTCAGGATGATCAGGCCAAGCAGGTGCTGAAGGGCATGAGTGATGTTGCGCAAGAGAAGAAGAACCTGGAG GAAAATGGAGATTTAAAATACGCAGATTTAAAGGTGCGGCGCTGGGATaagggtctggagaagccTCAACTGGACTACTCAGAGTTCTTTACGGATGATGCGGGGCAG GTGCCAGGCGTGAGCGTGTggcaaattgaaaattttaTTCCCATGCAAGTGGATGAAACATTCCACGGGAAGTTTTACGAGGCCGACTGCTACATCGTCCTCAAG ACGTTCTTGGATGACAACGGAGCGTTGAACTGGCAGATCTACTACTGGATTGGCCAGGAAGCCACGCTGGACAAGAAGGCCGGCGCCGCCATCCATGCTGTCAACCTCAGGAATTTCCTTGGAGCCGAGTGCAGGACAATCAGGGAAGAGATGGGAGACGAGAGCGAAGAGTTTAGTGAA GTGTTCAACAATGAGATATCCTACATCGAGGGAGGCACTTCCAGTGGCTTCTACACTGTGGAGGACACACATTATCCTGTCAG GCTCTACAGAGTTTACGGCAAGAAAAACATCCGACTGGAGTCGGTACCTGTGACGGCTAGCTCGCTCGATCCACG CTTTGTGTTCCTGTTGGACAATGGACTGGAACTCTTTATCTGGAGGGGAGCCAATGCTACGCTTAGTGGTACCACAAAGGCCAG gTTATTTGCAGAGAAGATCAATAAGAATGAGCGGAAGGGGAAGGCAGAGATTACAACTCTAAAGCAGAGTCAAGAGCCTCCAAATGTCTGGGAGTTACTAGGAGGACAACCGGAGGAGATCAAGAAACACGTTCCAGATGACTTCTCGGCTGTCAGACCCAAACTTTACAAG GTGGGTTTGGGTCTTGGCTATCTCGAGCTTCCTCAGATTAACTACAAACTGTCTGTGGAGCACAAAGACCACAAGATTAAACTGGACACACTGCCAGAGCTCAGATTG CTGCAGTCACTGCTGGACACCAAGTGCGTATACATTCTAGACTGCTGGTCTGACGTGTTCATCTGGATCGGGAGGAAGTCTCCCCGACTCGTACGAGCCGCCGCCTTAAAACTGGGTCAGGAGATCTGCTCCATGCTGCACCGGCCCAAACACGCATGCGTCACCCGGAACCTAGAGGGCACCGAGTGCCAG GTGTTTAAATCCAAATTCAAGAACTGGGACGACGTGCTGAAGGTTGACTACACCAGAGCTGCGGAGACGGTGCAGCAGACAGACAACCTACAGGGCAAG GTGAAGAAAGACACAGAGCAGAAAGACCAGATGAAAGCCGACCTCACGGCGCTTTTCCTCCCCAGGCAGCCGGCCATGCCGCTCACCGAG GCTGAGCAGCTGATGGAGGAGTGGAACGAGGACCTGGACGGCATGGAAGGATTTGTACTGGAGGGCAAAAAATTTGCTCGTCTCCCAGAGGAGGAGTTCGGACACTTTTTCACTCAGGATTGCTACGTCTTCCtctgcag ATACTGGGTGCCCGTGGAGTACGAGGACGACGAGGAGAAGAAAGAGGGCGAAGACAAGAGaaaagaggatgaggaggataAACAGGCCGAGGAAGACTTTGAGTGTGTGGTGTACTTCTGGCAGGGTAGACAAGCCTCCAACATGGGCTGGCTCACCTTCACCTTCTCTCTGCAGAAGAAGTTTGAAAGCCTCTTCCCGGGAAAACTCAAG GTGGTGCGTATGACCCAGCAGCAGGAGAACCTCAAGTTCTTGTCACACTTTAAAAGGAAGTTCATCATCCACAAAGGgaagaggaaacaaaaaacagattcAGCCCAGCCGTCACTCTATCACATCCGCACCAACGGGAGTGCACTTTGTACCAG AACCATCCAGATTGGAACGGACTCTAGCAATCTCAACTCGGAGTTCTGCTTCATTCTCAAA GTCCCCTTTGAGAGCACAGACAACCAGGGCATCGTTTACACCTGGGTGGGCCGAGCCGCCGATCCCGATGAGGCCAAGCTGGCCGAGGACATCATGAACAGCATGTTTGATGACACCTACAGCAAGCAG GTCATCAATGAGGGGGAGGAACCTGAGAACTTCTTCTGGGTTGGCATCGGTGCACAGAAGCAGTACGACGAGGATGCCGAGTACATGAAATATGCTCGTCTCTTCAG GTGTTCCAATGAGAAAGGTTATTTCTCAGTGTCCGAGAAGTGCTCCGACTTCTGCCAGGACGATTTGgctgatgatgacatcatgttGCTCGATAACGGCCAAGAG GTGTACATGTGGGTCGGTACTCAGACGAGCCAAGTGGAGATCAAACTGAGTCTCAAAGCCTGTCAG GTGTATATCCAGCACATGCGCTCCAAAGAAACTCAGCAACCCAGAAAGCTGCGACTGGTGCGCAAGGGAAACGAGCTGCACTGCTTCACACGCTGCTTCCACGCTTGGGGGGATTTCAAAACTCCCCCCGCGTAG